In the genome of Ignisphaera cupida, one region contains:
- a CDS encoding ribosome assembly factor SBDS: MSKKEYVIARLVVKGKRFEVLVDPEKAYRYKEGEKISIEEVVVGDYIYKDAKKGLKASPSELQEVFGTDDVYKISAEIVKNGELQLTTEQRRKLLEMKRKQIIYYIARSAIDPKTKTPIPPTRIEKAMEEAKVSVDLYKSVEEQVADIVKAISKIIPIRIAKALVEIVIPAEYASKVAGQIMKLGEVKKSNWLANGSLVVQLEIPAGMQNELIDKVNDISKGNASIRVLNIV, encoded by the coding sequence GTGAGTAAAAAAGAATATGTTATTGCGAGACTTGTTGTGAAAGGGAAAAGGTTTGAAGTTCTTGTAGATCCCGAAAAAGCTTATCGATATAAAGAAGGCGAAAAAATAAGTATTGAGGAGGTTGTTGTAGGAGACTACATATATAAAGATGCAAAAAAAGGTTTAAAAGCATCTCCATCAGAATTACAAGAGGTTTTCGGAACTGATGATGTATATAAAATTTCTGCTGAAATTGTAAAGAATGGCGAGCTTCAACTAACAACCGAGCAAAGAAGAAAACTTTTAGAAATGAAAAGAAAGCAGATAATTTACTACATTGCGAGATCAGCTATAGATCCCAAAACAAAAACGCCAATACCACCAACACGTATAGAAAAAGCAATGGAGGAAGCAAAGGTTAGTGTAGACTTGTATAAATCTGTTGAAGAGCAGGTAGCAGATATTGTAAAGGCTATTTCAAAAATTATTCCAATTAGAATAGCAAAAGCACTTGTAGAAATCGTGATTCCAGCAGAGTATGCCTCTAAAGTAGCTGGTCAGATAATGAAACTTGGTGAAGTGAAGAAGAGTAATTGGTTAGCAAATGGATCTTTAGTTGTTCAACTTGAAATACCTGCTGGAATGCAAAACGAGCTTATAGATAAGGTAAATGATATTTCAAAAGGTAATGCATCTATTAGGGTGTTGAATATTGTCTAG
- the psmA gene encoding archaeal proteasome endopeptidase complex subunit alpha produces the protein MSFMPAAMGYDRALTIFSPDGKLYQVEYAAEAVRRGWTSLGIKSEYGVVLIAEKRKVAPLHNVVDLEKVFIVDSHVGATFSGLGHDGRVLIDYARLLAVRHRLTFDEPIDVELLARTICDIKQAYTQQGGVRPFGVSIIFGGVDRKGVELIKTEPSGLYFKYYGVAAGAGEQTVSSYLEKHYNPKLSIEEMIILGLRALRASLEEPLKVDRVEIGVADVNSKTFRKLSLEEVQSFLEKAGVTT, from the coding sequence ATGTCATTCATGCCTGCTGCAATGGGTTATGATAGAGCATTAACAATATTTTCACCTGATGGCAAATTATATCAAGTTGAGTATGCTGCTGAAGCTGTTAGAAGAGGATGGACATCTCTAGGAATAAAGTCAGAATATGGTGTTGTTTTAATTGCTGAGAAGAGAAAGGTTGCACCACTTCATAATGTAGTTGATCTTGAAAAAGTTTTCATAGTTGATTCACATGTTGGAGCAACGTTTTCAGGTCTTGGTCATGATGGAAGAGTTTTGATAGATTATGCAAGGCTTTTAGCTGTAAGGCATAGATTAACATTTGATGAGCCCATAGATGTTGAACTTTTAGCAAGAACAATATGTGATATAAAACAAGCATATACTCAACAAGGTGGTGTAAGGCCTTTCGGAGTTTCCATAATATTTGGTGGTGTTGATAGAAAGGGTGTTGAGCTTATTAAAACCGAGCCAAGTGGGCTTTATTTCAAATACTATGGTGTAGCAGCAGGGGCTGGGGAACAAACTGTTTCAAGTTATCTTGAGAAACACTACAATCCAAAACTATCTATTGAGGAAATGATAATACTAGGACTAAGAGCATTGAGAGCATCTCTTGAAGAGCCTCTGAAGGTAGATAGAGTTGAGATTGGTGTAGCAGATGTAAATTCAAAGACATTTAGGAAGCTATCCCTTGAGGAGGTGCAAAGCTTTTTAGAAAAAGCAGGTGTAACTACGTGA
- a CDS encoding ORC1-type DNA replication protein — protein sequence MSINNIVESVINRVSVFKNRSVLDRSYIPDNLPHRENQLAMLAELFKPIITSPGTVSITALLIGDVGVGKTVTSYVFGRELTKIAERKGIKLKYVHVNCHSARTLYGVVQSIAASFSLTIPFRGLSPREMMLIILNHMKKNDMYALIALDEFGYFVRVAGNDAIYFLVRLYDEYPEAEKRLHYIFITRNLDVLGILDPATESYITKHIIKFEPYKASELFDILKQRRDLAFYENTVDDGILKFIADVEGYDRGGKGNARAAIEILLRAGIAADYEGSQKVFLEHVRKAIGEINEELLVEISDNLQFLQLHELIVLKAIVRRLKKSSEAYVKMGDVEEEYRYLCQLYNIKPRKHTQVYEYVRTLKNMGIINSRTSSKGLRGRTTLISLPIPLEPFEKRIDELIDKRVLEEAST from the coding sequence ATGAGTATAAATAACATAGTCGAAAGTGTAATAAATAGAGTATCTGTGTTTAAGAATAGAAGTGTTCTTGATAGATCTTATATTCCTGATAATCTTCCTCATAGAGAGAATCAACTAGCTATGCTTGCTGAACTATTTAAACCTATTATTACATCTCCTGGCACAGTTTCAATTACTGCACTTTTAATTGGAGATGTTGGTGTAGGAAAAACTGTTACATCATATGTATTTGGTAGAGAATTGACAAAAATTGCTGAGAGAAAGGGTATTAAGTTGAAATATGTTCATGTGAATTGCCACAGCGCTAGAACATTGTATGGTGTTGTGCAAAGCATTGCTGCATCATTTAGTTTAACTATACCATTTAGAGGATTGTCACCAAGGGAGATGATGTTAATAATTTTGAATCATATGAAGAAAAATGATATGTATGCTCTCATAGCATTAGATGAGTTTGGATACTTTGTTCGTGTTGCTGGCAACGATGCTATATACTTTCTAGTAAGACTTTATGATGAATATCCAGAAGCTGAGAAAAGGCTACACTATATATTTATTACAAGAAACCTTGATGTTCTAGGAATATTAGATCCAGCAACAGAAAGTTACATAACAAAACACATAATTAAATTTGAGCCTTATAAAGCAAGTGAGTTATTTGATATTCTTAAACAAAGAAGGGATTTGGCATTTTATGAAAATACTGTAGATGATGGTATACTAAAGTTTATAGCTGATGTTGAAGGATATGATAGAGGTGGAAAAGGCAATGCTCGTGCTGCAATAGAAATTCTCTTAAGAGCAGGTATTGCAGCAGATTATGAGGGTTCTCAAAAAGTTTTCTTAGAGCATGTTAGAAAAGCTATTGGTGAAATAAATGAGGAGTTACTTGTTGAAATATCAGATAATTTGCAGTTTCTTCAGCTTCATGAACTCATTGTGTTAAAGGCCATAGTAAGAAGATTGAAGAAAAGTAGTGAGGCTTATGTTAAAATGGGTGATGTAGAAGAAGAGTATAGATATCTATGTCAACTATACAACATAAAACCAAGAAAACATACACAAGTATATGAATATGTTCGTACATTAAAGAACATGGGTATTATAAATTCTAGAACATCTAGCAAAGGACTTAGGGGTAGAACTACATTAATATCCTTACCCATACCTCTAGAACCATTTGAAAAAAGAATTGATGAATTAATTGATAAAAGAGTTTTAGAAGAAGCAAGCACCTAA
- a CDS encoding replication factor C large subunit — protein sequence MSQNQNLNRIPWVIKYRPRKVDDVVNQEEAKAKVLEWFKKWPNTQKKALLLYGPPGCGKTSLVEAIANEFGYELIEMNASDFRRKEDIERIALRASTAQSLFSSGKNKIVLLDEVDGIAAKEDAGALDAIKHLIEVARIPIIMTANNPWDQKLRPLRELAEFVQFKKLGKRDLMKLLMHVCSSENLKCDEDALDYIIERAEGDARAAINDLQAVGEGFGEVTLERAKTLLRPRDKERDPFETLRTIFSASYAWQAKNALNQSQLDYDQLKLWLEENIPLQYTNQNDIAKAYEFLSKADVYLGRIVRSGDWDLLSYSIDLMTAGIAVAAKNNPKDKFKWVKYNFPQRLLMLSKLKEVRDIRDDVAKIISQNIHVSTSIAKNDVIPILRAIFSSNPEYAARIALALGLSEKMIELLAGTNKAAIISYYRKYKEAMEKEARARLEETIHREKNKKEKPKHEEKKEKRDLLSFSKKS from the coding sequence GTGTCTCAAAACCAAAACTTGAATAGAATTCCCTGGGTTATAAAGTATAGACCCAGGAAAGTAGATGATGTTGTTAACCAAGAAGAAGCAAAAGCAAAGGTTTTGGAATGGTTTAAGAAGTGGCCAAATACTCAGAAAAAAGCATTGCTTCTCTATGGTCCTCCGGGATGTGGTAAAACATCGCTTGTAGAGGCAATAGCAAATGAGTTTGGTTATGAACTCATTGAGATGAATGCTAGTGATTTTAGAAGAAAGGAGGATATTGAAAGAATTGCATTAAGGGCTTCCACAGCTCAAAGTCTTTTTAGTTCTGGAAAAAATAAGATTGTACTTCTGGATGAAGTTGATGGCATAGCAGCAAAAGAAGATGCAGGAGCTCTTGATGCTATAAAACATCTTATCGAAGTAGCAAGAATTCCCATTATAATGACTGCAAATAATCCCTGGGATCAGAAGCTTAGACCTCTGCGTGAATTAGCAGAATTTGTGCAGTTTAAGAAGCTAGGCAAAAGAGATTTAATGAAATTACTTATGCATGTATGTTCTTCAGAGAATTTAAAATGCGATGAAGATGCGCTAGACTACATTATAGAGAGGGCTGAAGGTGATGCTAGGGCTGCTATAAATGATCTTCAAGCTGTTGGCGAGGGATTTGGAGAGGTAACTCTTGAAAGAGCCAAGACATTGCTGAGACCAAGAGATAAGGAGAGGGATCCATTTGAGACCTTAAGAACAATATTTTCTGCCTCATATGCATGGCAAGCAAAAAATGCATTAAATCAATCACAACTAGATTATGATCAGTTAAAACTTTGGCTTGAGGAAAATATTCCACTTCAATATACCAATCAAAATGACATAGCAAAAGCCTATGAATTTTTAAGTAAGGCCGATGTTTATTTAGGAAGAATAGTAAGGAGTGGTGACTGGGACCTACTATCATATAGCATAGACCTTATGACTGCAGGAATAGCTGTTGCTGCTAAGAATAATCCCAAGGACAAGTTTAAATGGGTTAAATATAATTTTCCACAAAGACTGTTAATGCTTTCTAAATTAAAAGAGGTTAGAGATATTCGAGATGATGTCGCTAAAATTATTTCTCAAAATATTCATGTCTCTACATCAATAGCAAAAAATGATGTGATACCAATACTAAGAGCAATATTTTCATCAAATCCTGAATATGCAGCTAGAATAGCTCTTGCATTAGGCTTATCTGAAAAAATGATAGAGTTGTTGGCTGGTACAAATAAAGCTGCTATTATCAGTTACTACAGAAAGTATAAAGAGGCTATGGAGAAAGAAGCTAGAGCAAGGCTAGAGGAAACAATACATAGAGAAAAAAACAAGAAAGAGAAGCCGAAACATGAAGAGAAAAAAGAGAAAAGAGATTTGCTTTCATTTTCTAAAAAGAGCTAG
- a CDS encoding replication factor C small subunit: MSAKIAELLWVEKYRPKSLKEMVNQEEVVKRLMKFVEEKNMPHLLFAGPPGTGKTTAALALAHDLYGEDWRRYVLELNASDERGITVIRSKVKEFARSKVSGDVPFKIVILDEADNMTADAQQALRRIMEMYVETTRFILIANYASKIIDPIQSRCAAFRFTQLKKEDVVGRLEWICKQENVTCHGDGLEAIYEISGGDLRKSINILQAAAALGEVTISNVYKVVGLAHPKEIREIINLALSGKFIEARDRLRELMVTYGLSGTDVLRQMHREIFSADLKIPEDLRVMIADYIGEIHFRIVEGSDDEIQLTALLARLSLLGKR; encoded by the coding sequence TTGAGTGCAAAAATTGCAGAGTTGCTATGGGTAGAGAAGTATAGGCCAAAATCATTGAAGGAAATGGTTAATCAAGAAGAAGTTGTTAAAAGACTTATGAAATTTGTTGAAGAAAAGAATATGCCTCATTTGCTTTTTGCCGGCCCTCCGGGCACAGGAAAAACAACAGCGGCTTTGGCACTAGCGCATGATCTGTATGGTGAAGATTGGAGAAGATATGTTTTGGAGCTTAATGCTAGTGATGAGAGGGGAATTACCGTTATAAGAAGTAAGGTCAAAGAATTTGCTAGAAGCAAGGTATCAGGTGATGTGCCATTCAAAATCGTTATACTTGACGAAGCTGATAACATGACAGCTGATGCTCAACAAGCTTTGAGAAGAATTATGGAAATGTATGTGGAGACTACACGATTCATATTGATAGCAAACTACGCTAGTAAAATAATTGATCCAATACAATCTCGATGTGCAGCATTTAGATTTACTCAACTTAAAAAAGAAGATGTTGTTGGAAGGTTAGAGTGGATTTGTAAGCAAGAAAATGTTACATGCCATGGCGATGGCTTAGAAGCAATATATGAGATTAGTGGAGGTGATTTAAGAAAATCAATAAATATACTTCAAGCAGCTGCGGCATTAGGCGAGGTAACAATATCCAATGTTTATAAAGTTGTTGGATTAGCTCATCCAAAGGAGATAAGAGAAATAATTAATCTTGCTCTTTCTGGAAAATTTATTGAAGCAAGAGATAGGCTGAGAGAGCTCATGGTAACATATGGTCTTAGTGGAACAGATGTTTTGAGGCAAATGCATAGAGAGATTTTCTCAGCAGATCTTAAAATACCTGAAGATTTAAGGGTTATGATTGCTGATTATATTGGAGAAATTCATTTCAGAATAGTTGAGGGATCTGATGATGAAATACAGTTAACAGCTTTGCTAGCAAGGCTAAGTCTACTTGGAAAAAGGTAA
- a CDS encoding ArsR/SmtB family transcription factor has protein sequence MIAEGGGKESGISKLRRGIWIEGDIMYVAGEEFIEKVASALASLTRLRIIGLTFKGDMGIEDLADKLGQSKANISTHVKRLEEANIVRAVYLPGHRGVKKMAKPAVKEIRIILSELGEEVEERIKEAPLPPEEVEEEYKE, from the coding sequence ATGATTGCTGAAGGGGGTGGAAAAGAGTCTGGTATTAGCAAGCTGCGAAGAGGTATATGGATTGAGGGAGATATCATGTATGTGGCTGGTGAAGAATTTATTGAGAAAGTGGCAAGTGCTTTAGCTTCTCTGACAAGACTAAGAATAATTGGTTTAACTTTTAAAGGTGATATGGGTATAGAGGATTTGGCTGATAAGCTTGGGCAGAGTAAGGCGAATATAAGTACTCATGTAAAGCGCTTAGAAGAAGCTAATATTGTTAGAGCAGTTTATTTACCAGGTCATAGAGGAGTAAAGAAAATGGCTAAACCTGCTGTCAAAGAAATAAGAATTATATTGTCAGAACTCGGCGAGGAAGTGGAGGAGAGAATTAAGGAAGCTCCTCTACCACCAGAAGAGGTAGAGGAAGAATACAAAGAATAA
- a CDS encoding chromatin protein Cren7 translates to MPCTVQVKVKDPSTHLEIILAPEKVYIIRNHLGKTIKIGVFTSPKTGQKFRALLPNSYKCD, encoded by the coding sequence ATGCCGTGCACAGTTCAAGTCAAGGTAAAAGATCCATCAACACATTTGGAGATTATATTAGCGCCGGAAAAAGTCTATATTATAAGGAATCATTTAGGAAAAACAATAAAGATTGGTGTTTTCACAAGCCCAAAAACAGGTCAAAAATTCAGGGCGTTACTGCCAAATAGTTACAAATGTGATTAG
- the thpR gene encoding RNA 2',3'-cyclic phosphodiesterase, with amino-acid sequence MSSIRAFIAVEIENESTLSNIVKWKKQLESLGLDAKFVEDENLHLTIRFLGEISLSSLEQIKEIVNKVSQMTKSFEIKIAGFGAFPNINKPRVLWIGVVEGFENLANIRKYIDTEIIRYGLRDVHKDQHEFSPHITIARLKSYRGVEKLQKYFIDYKDYFFGTSTVTQIKIKKSTLTPRGPIYSDIHIVKLL; translated from the coding sequence GTGAGTAGTATTAGAGCGTTTATAGCTGTAGAGATAGAGAATGAATCTACTCTTAGCAATATAGTTAAGTGGAAAAAACAGCTAGAAAGTCTTGGTTTAGATGCAAAATTTGTTGAAGATGAAAATCTACACTTAACAATTAGATTTCTAGGTGAAATATCTTTGAGTTCACTAGAGCAAATAAAAGAAATTGTCAACAAAGTTTCTCAAATGACTAAATCTTTTGAAATAAAGATTGCTGGATTTGGTGCTTTTCCAAATATAAATAAACCAAGAGTTTTATGGATAGGTGTTGTAGAAGGTTTTGAGAATCTTGCTAATATAAGAAAATACATTGATACTGAAATTATTAGATATGGTCTAAGAGATGTTCATAAAGATCAACATGAATTTTCACCACATATAACAATTGCAAGATTAAAGAGCTATAGAGGTGTTGAAAAACTTCAAAAATATTTCATTGACTATAAAGATTATTTCTTTGGAACATCAACTGTTACTCAAATAAAAATCAAGAAAAGCACACTTACACCAAGAGGCCCTATATACTCTGATATTCACATAGTGAAATTATTGTAG
- the cca gene encoding CCA tRNA nucleotidyltransferase produces the protein MREILNKVLTNIKPDEKIKHILIKTYNKFHEIIQSCYSQIGLQSYEITLQGSVAKDTFLKNDVDIDIFILFDPSKYSIDWLNKDFIEITSNCLRNSGYNVIIEYASHPYVVTYDNSFEINIVPAFRVSEPSKIISAVDRTPFHTAYIKHKLCEECKDEVRLLKYFLKLWNLYGAEIKTQGFSGYLVELLIIAYKSFENTLKNSLMWRAYKTCIDIEGYYKNEKECRKKFENDVLVVIDPVDANRNAASALSLKNFSMFKLLARLFLENPSEKFFEENHSIPSENNVSILIQDRTLREGLCYITIIFDIVKKIPDVIWGQLRRIQNSIRNTLNEQGFQCTFIDSWIDTNLTKAISIVELYECRDYEYRIGPPAYDPEAINFLRKNKDSVIGPWVNENGRLVCIRKRKRKPEDIIKDVLNQISPSSLRLVEIKRISSIHDVLISDEKSFIVWLRKVFERKQLNKVI, from the coding sequence TTGAGAGAAATACTTAACAAGGTTCTCACCAATATAAAACCTGATGAGAAAATAAAACATATTTTGATAAAAACATATAATAAGTTTCATGAGATTATTCAATCATGTTATAGTCAAATAGGTTTGCAATCATATGAAATAACTTTACAAGGTTCTGTAGCCAAAGATACTTTTTTAAAAAATGATGTTGATATAGATATTTTCATATTATTTGATCCAAGTAAGTATAGCATTGATTGGTTAAATAAGGATTTTATTGAAATAACTTCGAATTGTTTAAGGAATAGCGGCTATAATGTTATAATAGAATACGCATCTCACCCATATGTGGTAACATACGATAATAGCTTCGAAATAAATATTGTTCCAGCATTCAGAGTAAGTGAGCCAAGTAAAATTATTTCAGCTGTTGATAGAACACCTTTTCATACTGCTTACATTAAACATAAGTTATGTGAAGAATGTAAAGATGAGGTTAGACTTTTAAAATATTTTCTCAAGCTATGGAATTTATATGGAGCTGAGATAAAAACTCAAGGATTTTCAGGATACTTGGTAGAGTTACTTATAATAGCATACAAGTCTTTTGAAAACACATTAAAGAATTCACTAATGTGGAGAGCATACAAAACCTGTATAGATATTGAGGGTTATTACAAAAATGAAAAAGAGTGTCGAAAGAAATTTGAAAACGATGTTCTTGTTGTTATCGATCCTGTTGATGCTAACAGAAATGCAGCATCAGCACTTTCCCTAAAGAATTTCTCAATGTTTAAACTACTTGCCAGACTTTTTCTGGAGAATCCATCAGAGAAATTCTTTGAGGAAAACCATAGCATTCCAAGTGAAAACAATGTTTCAATACTAATTCAAGATAGGACATTGAGAGAAGGCTTATGCTACATCACAATAATATTTGATATTGTTAAGAAGATTCCAGATGTTATCTGGGGCCAGTTACGAAGAATACAGAATTCTATTAGAAATACATTAAATGAACAAGGGTTTCAATGCACCTTTATAGATTCTTGGATTGACACGAACTTGACTAAAGCCATATCTATAGTAGAATTATATGAGTGTAGAGATTATGAATATAGGATTGGACCTCCAGCCTACGATCCGGAGGCTATAAACTTTCTTAGAAAAAATAAAGATTCTGTCATAGGTCCTTGGGTAAATGAAAATGGAAGACTTGTATGCATTAGAAAAAGAAAGAGAAAGCCAGAGGATATTATAAAAGATGTTTTAAATCAGATTTCACCATCGTCATTAAGACTAGTTGAAATAAAAAGAATTTCCTCTATTCATGATGTATTAATAAGTGATGAAAAATCGTTTATAGTCTGGCTTAGAAAGGTTTTTGAAAGAAAACAATTAAATAAGGTGATATAA
- the mcm gene encoding minichromosome maintenance protein MCM — MSSETITAVVVDALQEIEEFIKNYKVDGRPKYRELVRRMILENRFDLEIDFNDIMSYNPKLAELLIRNPENTIKKFSKALRNVIEYEAPEYLEKIYEVIPRFKNLPFVYKIRDIRSDLVNKLIAVEGIVVRASPPKQKIVEAVYQHECGNEVVVPVTGDVVEKPVLCPYCHRSSGNWKLLEEKSRFRDFQRLVIQEKPEEMPAGRMPRSIDVDVYDNLVDVARPGDRVVVVGILKLRGSGSRRVKSLYDSYIEVNNIIVSQRMLEEIEITREDEEKIRELAKDPLIRRKIIASIAPAIYGLWDIKEAIALLLFGGVPKVLPDGTRIRGDIHVLMIGDPGTAKSQLLQYVSRIAPRAIYTTGKGATAAGLTAAVVRDKQTGEYYLEAGALVLADGGIACIDEIDKMREEDRVAIHEAMEQQTISIAKAGIVARLNARTSVLAAGNPRYGRYLINRSIAENVNLPPTILSRFDLIFVIRDVPNIERDSRLARHIAQVHAAEDITKPLIDADMVRKYIAYARKYVRPVLSEEAKKMLEEFFVEMRKKSLEVPDSPIAITARQFEALIRLAEAHAKMALKPIVGEEDAAEAIRLMKSMLESVGIDVESGEIDIDVIMTGKPKSQRDKMLIIENIIRTLAKEEGCAKIKTIIAKAKEQDIEDRLVEEVLTRMRREGLIYEARDGCYAPVM; from the coding sequence ATGTCAAGTGAAACAATTACAGCTGTAGTTGTTGATGCATTGCAGGAAATTGAAGAGTTTATAAAGAATTATAAAGTAGATGGCAGGCCTAAATATAGAGAACTTGTTAGAAGAATGATTCTTGAAAATAGATTTGACTTGGAAATAGATTTTAATGATATTATGAGTTATAATCCAAAATTAGCAGAGCTGCTAATAAGAAACCCTGAAAATACTATAAAAAAGTTCTCTAAGGCTTTAAGGAATGTAATTGAATATGAAGCTCCTGAATACTTAGAGAAGATTTATGAAGTTATTCCTCGTTTCAAAAATCTTCCGTTTGTATACAAGATACGTGATATTAGAAGTGATTTAGTAAATAAATTGATTGCTGTTGAAGGCATTGTTGTGAGAGCCTCACCTCCAAAGCAAAAAATTGTTGAGGCTGTTTATCAACATGAATGTGGTAATGAGGTTGTTGTGCCTGTTACTGGAGATGTTGTAGAAAAACCTGTTCTATGTCCTTATTGTCATAGATCATCTGGTAATTGGAAGCTTTTAGAGGAGAAGTCTAGGTTTAGAGACTTTCAGCGATTAGTTATTCAGGAAAAACCAGAGGAGATGCCTGCAGGGAGAATGCCAAGATCAATAGATGTTGATGTATATGACAATCTAGTTGATGTTGCAAGACCAGGTGATAGAGTTGTTGTAGTTGGTATTCTAAAGTTGAGAGGTTCTGGAAGTAGACGTGTTAAGAGTTTGTATGATTCTTATATTGAGGTGAATAACATTATTGTGTCTCAGAGAATGCTTGAAGAAATAGAGATAACAAGAGAAGATGAGGAGAAAATAAGGGAGCTAGCAAAAGATCCATTAATAAGAAGAAAGATTATTGCATCAATAGCACCTGCAATCTATGGTTTGTGGGATATAAAAGAGGCTATAGCCCTTCTACTCTTTGGTGGTGTACCCAAGGTTTTACCAGATGGTACTAGAATTCGTGGTGATATACATGTTTTGATGATAGGTGATCCAGGTACTGCAAAGTCGCAATTGCTTCAATATGTTTCACGAATAGCTCCAAGAGCAATATATACTACTGGTAAAGGTGCAACAGCAGCAGGTTTAACTGCTGCTGTTGTACGTGACAAACAAACTGGTGAATATTATTTAGAAGCAGGAGCACTTGTTCTAGCTGATGGTGGTATTGCCTGTATAGATGAAATAGACAAGATGCGTGAAGAGGATAGAGTAGCTATTCATGAAGCTATGGAGCAGCAAACAATATCTATAGCAAAAGCTGGTATAGTAGCAAGATTAAATGCTAGAACCTCTGTTTTGGCAGCTGGTAATCCAAGATATGGTCGATACTTAATAAATAGATCAATTGCTGAAAATGTTAATCTACCACCCACAATTCTTTCAAGATTTGACTTAATATTTGTAATAAGAGACGTGCCAAATATTGAAAGAGACTCGAGATTAGCAAGACATATAGCACAAGTTCATGCTGCTGAGGATATTACAAAACCTTTGATAGATGCTGACATGGTTAGAAAGTATATTGCTTATGCAAGAAAATATGTAAGGCCTGTTTTAAGTGAAGAGGCAAAGAAAATGCTAGAAGAATTCTTTGTTGAAATGAGAAAAAAGAGCTTAGAAGTTCCAGATTCTCCCATAGCAATAACTGCAAGACAATTCGAGGCATTAATACGTTTGGCAGAAGCACATGCAAAAATGGCTTTAAAACCAATCGTTGGTGAAGAAGATGCTGCAGAGGCTATCAGGCTTATGAAAAGCATGCTGGAAAGCGTTGGTATTGATGTTGAGAGTGGTGAAATAGACATAGATGTTATTATGACTGGAAAACCTAAATCTCAAAGAGATAAAATGCTCATTATTGAAAACATTATAAGAACTCTAGCTAAAGAAGAGGGGTGTGCAAAAATAAAAACAATTATTGCTAAAGCTAAAGAGCAAGACATTGAGGATAGACTTGTTGAAGAAGTTTTGACAAGGATGAGAAGAGAGGGATTAATATATGAAGCAAGAGATGGTTGCTATGCTCCTGTTATGTAA